One Setaria viridis chromosome 5, Setaria_viridis_v4.0, whole genome shotgun sequence genomic region harbors:
- the LOC117856506 gene encoding serpin-Z1-like: MEHAAAARDEAAFSLRVLRHIASNDGSRANLAVSPLSLHAALVLLGAGARGATLDQIVAFLGPAGGPAHAALASHAALHMLAADHSAGGPTVRFANGVWVDAALRLKDAYARVAAEHYRAEARPAPFKSMPEDVRLQINQWIASATAGRIKDLLPPGSIHGGTPAVLANALYFKGAWERKFDASLTLDGAFYLPTGGHVRVPFMSSTSKQHIASRPGYKVLRLPYARGRDHRAFSMYVYLPDAHDGLPGLLQKLSSDPAASLESSASLMAEVPVRALRVPRFTVSYKTRAAAMLRDLGLALPFDPVRADFGDMVESAPEPLVVSEVYHECFVEVNEEGTEAAAATAAVVAFGCARLPLPEDFVADHPFMFLIQEDFTGVVVFAGQVVDPSLSR, translated from the exons atggagcacgcggcggccgcccgGGACGAGGCCGCCTTCTCCCTGCGCGTGCTCCGCCACATCGCCTCCAACGACGGCTCCCGCGCCAACTTGGCCGTCTCCCCGCTCTCCCTCCACGCGGCGCTGGTGCTCctcggcgcgggcgcgcggggcgcCACGCTCGACCAGATCGTCGCCTTCCtcggccccgccggcggccccgcGCACGCCGCGCTCGCGTCGCACGCCGCACTGCACATGCTCGCTGCTGATCACAGTGCCGGCGGGCCCACGGTGCGGTTCGCCAACGGCGTCTGGGTCGATGCGGCGCTGCGGCTCAAGGACGCCTacgcccgcgtcgccgccgagcaCTACCGCGCCGAAGCACGCCCGGCGCCCTTCAAGTCCATG CCAGAGGACGTGAGACTCCAGATCAACCAGTGGATCGCGAGCGCGACGGCCGGCCGGATCAAGGACCTCCTTCCCCCAGGCTCCATCCACGGTGGCACGCCGGCGGTTCTCGCCAACGCGCTCTACTTCAAGGGTGCCTGGGAACGCAAGTTCGACGCTTCGCTCACGCTGGACGGCGCCTTCTACCTGCCCACCGGCGGCCACGTCCGCGTTCCGTTCATGTCGAGCACCAGCAAGCAGCACATCGCCAGCCGCCCCGGCTACAAGGTCCTGCGGCTCCCCTACGCGCGTGGCCGCGACCACCGGGCGTTCTCCATGTACGTCTACCTCCCCGACGCGCACGACGGCCTGCCGGGCCTGCTGCAGAAGCTGAGCTCCGACCCGGCGGCGTCGCTCGAGAGCTCCGCGTCTCTGATGGCCGAGGTCCCCGTGCGCGCGCTCAGGGTGCCCAGGTTCACCGTGTCGTACAAGACTAGGGCCGCGGCGATGCTGCGGGACCTCGGGCTGGCCCTACCGTTTGACCCCGTCCGCGCCGACTTCGGCGACATGGTGGAGTCGGCGCCGGAGCCGCTCGTCGTGTCGGAAGTCTACCACGAGTGCTTCGTCGAGGTGAACGAGGAGGGcaccgaggccgccgcggcgaccgccGCCGTTGTGGCCTTTGGTTGCGCGCGCCTGCCTCTGCCGGaggacttcgtcgccgaccaCCCGTTCATGTTTTTGATCCAGGAGGACTTCACCGGCGTGGTGGTGTTCGCCGGACAAGTGGTCGACCCTTCGCTTTCGCGCTAA
- the LOC117856794 gene encoding uncharacterized protein, translated as MPRSITIDPPPPLSSPPVAVVTFSIAFYGSVENLIHAVRVLDIGSPCPEEVAPTAASAGVAAGLSQSQGSSGERRQSEEAEPSPNSAQRIPIMPSPAAEPPPKKRKLVEAQDPSPFPTSVPATPPSPAPPPPPETLAAAAPSTSSQPSAETASLPSPSEEEKLQKRRNREELSKALMHYRRIRDYIGQRKDCGLTPELEQDYLDLISASRGCESVQCFLSLPIPRFASHCPTALEAATKVTINMYKCNMATVTGGKGLSGIAYKTVRACIVGLTDICSAASSEAPKSPVVKGICSAVYRTVLSFFISTFEGKDIYRMDSKKCLMLQDPVKLLETLKLELDNAKQPVFDSLFELGALCLLCIFLLFPENILEACFTLLASAESDDVKGEGLYFLNQLTCHLNSNAANDSLDDKIDGQSSGTEGNLPYTKKIVRSNNSSDDNVDLENSMVESNECYITMAISRHPSLRHWILSRYKKLCDSCKPAVVSEVSSCLKVLGSLSEPVEDKSDIGNGSSVLEKLDKNVRENMQPDELVSSSGQGALSKTEKKDSYGDKTSQDKNMDMVHADNQKSDRLADAKMDYCKGVSVVADTAHQGTRSDSVTPKSVYDSAGGSTSLTSPGQHYGKAKHIYSEPFDIYGPSVKRDVISVSKELWVGLLGNRAAEALVRSKFEEFGPLANFLFYPSKDFSLVEYRNIMHALRACGYMQGSSIWGGFLQIRYLDRLIGSKGFIHGIAIGESRHIYVAKVQNQKDKDEVFDELKAAGLKRPCGVTDLSGENALLLEFETAVDAATAKVYIRSQAPADVCSRDKNAPGHQLLVQNIDNSVPDMELINAFSRFGEVIRCQFNRSDGNCFIVYRSQDAAACAKSHLHGARFGMKSIVIESRTWSAGSVHDKTVLPVAPLLGQSFPDNSIHQDIRHPRVSGYHAGYAAPGGRPIYGPPPPNTNRAPQGILPCPPVSTHRGSVIPPPPIQTSFVRPVYHGPGSPWENTTPNPPPFSHVSPRMMPGSNFRANPALPFIPSSVTPIVQLPGGSAQHSEKMPPPPPLPNVAPPQFTPPPPLPISQPPSVPPPPNSPPPVQPIADSSDFQNPCPHPRWQGFLAKSSMNYCRVYASRVELDACRYENAVSEPAEWPEKLDMTKRTDFQHVKTTFSNTPPSKREVCRLLPCSDGDQKGFQDFISYLINRECAGVIRVPAVNSMWTRLLFILPPTPDACGMLALPPHPSDCIIVVILPKETTAEAA; from the exons ATGCCCAGAAGCATTACTATAgatccaccgccaccgctgtcCTCACCGCCGGTGGCCGTTGTTACCTTCTCCATCGCGTTTTATGGGTCCGTAGAGAACCTCATTCATGCTGTCCGTGTCCTCGACATTGGCTCACCTTGCCCGGAGGAGGTCGCACCAACAGCAGCCAGTGCTGGAGTTGCAGCG GGTTTGTCTCAGTCCCAGGGAAGCTCTGGCGAGAGACGCCAATCGGAGGAGGCCGAACCGTCGCCAAATTCTGCCCAGCGCATCCCGATCAtgccatcgccggcggcggagccgccgccgaagaagcGGAAGCTAGTTGAAGCCCAGGACCCAAGCCCCTTCCCCACTTCGGTGCCCGCGACACCTCCTtcccctgctccgccgcctcctcccgaaaccctagctgcggcggcgccctcaACCTCCTCTCAACCTTCGGCGGAAACGGCATccctgccgtcgccgtcggaggaggagaagcttcAAAAGCGCCGCAATCGGGAGGAGCTGAGCAAGGCCTTGATGCACTACCGCCGTATCCGTGATTACATAGGGCAGCGGAAAGACTGCGGCCTCACGCCCGAGCTGGAGCAGGACTACCTCGACCTCATCTCCGCCTCCCGAG GTTGTGAAAGTGTACAATGTTTTCTGTCTTTGCCAATTCCTCGATTTGCTTCACACTGTCCTACTGCACTCGAGGCAGCGACTAAAGTTACCATCAACATGTACAAATGCAACATGGCCACTGTAACAGGAGGGAAGGGTTTGAGTGGTATTGCATACAAGACAGTTAGAGCTTGTATCGTTGGCTTAACTGACATATGCTCTGCAGCATCTTCTGAAGCACCCAAGTCACCCGTTGTCAAAGGAATCTGCTCTGCGGTTTATAGAACTGTCCTTTCCTTCTTCATTTCAACCTTTGAGGGAAAGGATATCTATCGTATGGACTCTAAAAAATGTCTAATGCTTCAGGACCCTGTGAAGTTGTTAGAGACTTTAAAGCTGGAGTTGGATAATGCCAAACAACCAGTATTTGACAGTTTATTTGAACTGGGAGCACTTTGCTTGCTATGCATATTTCTTTTGTTCCCAGAGAATATACTAGAAGCCTGTTTCACGCTGCTTGCTTCCGCAGAATCTGATGATGTAAAAGGAGAAGGGCTGTACTTTTTAAATCAGCTGACCTGTCATCTGAACAGTAATGCTGCAAATGATTCTCTGGATGATAAGATTGATGGACAGTCTTCAGGGACGGAAGGAAATCTGCCTTACACCAAAAAGATTGTTCGTTCAAATAATTCGTCTGATGATAATGTTGATTTGGAGAATTCTATGGTGGAGTCAAATGAGTGTTACATCACAATG GCCATCTCTAGGCATCCATCTTTGAGACATTGGATATTATCAAGGTACAAGAAATTATGTGATTCCTGTAAACCTGCTGTGGTTTCAGAGGTGTCATCTTGTTTGAAAGTTTTGGGCTCGTTGTCAGAACCTGTTGAGGATAAAAGTGACATAGGCAATGGATCATCGGTGCTCGAGAAACTCGACAAAAATGTCAGAGAAAATATGCAACCAGATGAACTAGTTTCTTCATCTGGGCAGGGAGCACTTTCAAAAACTGAGAAAAAAGATAGCTATGGAGACAAAACTTCACAGGACAAGAATATGGACATGGTTCATGCTGATAATCAGAAATCTGATAGGCTGGCGGATGCAAAAATGGATTACTGCAAAGGAGTAAGTGTTGTCGCTGATACAGCGCATCAAGGTACAAGATCTGATTCGGTTACGCCAAAATCTGTGTATGATTCTGCTGGAGGATCTACATCACTTACTTCCCCAGGACAACATTATGGGAAGGCAAAGCACATATATTCTGAACCATTTGATATTTATGGTCCTTCTGTCAAAAGGGATGTGATTTCAGTTTCGAAGGAACTTTGGGTTGGTTTGCTGGGAAATAGAGCTGCAGAAGCATTAGTCAGATCTAAGTTTGAGGAGTTTGGTCCATTAGCTAATTTTTTATTCTATCCATCCAAAGATTTTTCCTTAGTTGAATATAGAAACATAATGCATGCTCTGCGTGCATGTGGATATATGCAGGGTTCCTCCATTTGGGGCGGTTTTCTTCAAATAAGGTATTTAGACAGACTTATAGGTAGCAAGGGATTTATTCATGGTATAGCTATCGGTGAAAGCCGTCATATTTATGTTGCTAAAGTCCAGAACCAAAAAGACAAAGATGAGGTGTTTGATGAATTGAAGGCAGCAGGGTTGAAGAGACCATGTGGTGTTACTGATCTCTCTGGTGAAAATGCTTTGCTTCTGGAATTCGAGACGGCAGTTGATGCAGCTACGGCAAAAGTCTACATTAGGAGTCAAGCTCCTGCAGATGTTTGTTCCAGGGATAAGAATGCACCTGGTCATCAACTCTTGGTGCAAAATATAGACAACTCAGTCCCTGACATGGAGTTAATCAATGCCTTCTCTCGATTTGGTGAGGTCATAAGATGCCAATTCAATAGGTCTGATGGGAACTGCTTTATAGTTTATAGATCACAAGATGCTGCTGCCTGTGCAAAATCACACTTGCATGGAGCACGATTTGGGATGAAGTCAATTGTTATTGAATCAAGGACATGGAGTGCAGGATCTGTTCATGATAAAACAGTGTTGCCTGTTGCTCCATTGTTAGGCCAGAGTTTTCCTGACAACAGCATCCACCAAGATATCAG GCATCCAAGAGTTTCAGGATATCATGCAGGCTATGCAGCACCAGGGGGTCGACCTATTTATG GTCCACCTCCTCCAAATACAAATAGAGCTCCACAAGGAATTCTTCCTTGCCCTCCTGTCTCTACACACCGTGGTTCTGTAATACCACCACCACCTATTCAAACCTCCTTTGTTCGACCTGTATATCATGGTCCAGGGAGTCCTTGGGAGAACACTACCCCCAATCCACCACCCTTCAGTCATGTTTCTCCTCGCATGATGCCTGGAAGTAACTTCCGTGCCAATCCAGCTCTTCCTTTCATACCCTCTTCTGTTACTCCTATTGTGCAGCTTCCTGGTGGTTCAGCGCAGCATTCTGAGAAAatgcctccgccaccacctctaCCAAATGTAGCTCCCCCACAATTTACACCTCCACCTCCATTACCTATTTCCCAGCCACCTTCAGTGCCACCACCCCCAAATTCTCCTCCTCCGGTTCAACCTATTGCTGACTCTTCTGACTTTCAAAATCCATGTCCTCATCCTCGATGGCAGGGTTTTCTTGCAAAAAGCAGCATGAATTATTGCAGAGTCTATGCAAGTAGAGTAGAGTTGGATGCCTGTAGATACGAAAATGCTGTTTCTGAACCGGCAGA ATGGCCTGAAAAACTAGATATGACAAAGCGCACAGATTTCCAGCACGTGAAGACAACTTTCTCTAATACTCCACCTAGTAAA AGAGAAGTCTGCCGACTGTTGCCTTGTTCAGATGGTGATCAGAAAGGG TTCCAGGATTTTATATCCTATCTGATAAACAGAGAATGCGCTGGTGTGATAAGAGTTCCTGCTGTGAATTCCATGTGGACAAGGCTACTATTCATCCTTCCTCCTACACCTGATGCGTGTGGCATGCTTGCACTTCCACCCCATCCATCTGACTGTATAATTGTTGTAATTTTGCCCAAGGAAACAACTGCTGAAGCGGCATGA
- the LOC117858978 gene encoding uncharacterized protein, protein MDFPKRERALPQGSPRRSPKAMRPGAATEADENASPKRPVAAWAASPQRKKVLGERNDDGGASMEAVASPPPPQPKPAPSPPTLTGRGAGAYDPKTNYTTPRPEFLRYDPERRREILLRVARAAEVDDCSSSASGTGASEDDGGSVSSDAAAASPVSSARRSDSEAELDDSDDDDDEEEVAQPRRGRWERRLFLLLVAVACSFCYMHCMNPAAFYVPSGDRMDFIGPIGGMYDAGDHEVDSLRLLGPVYMMGPEDVLEETTNQLMQGETEDAVHQHDQRASRNLVAVTMLGLADMCLNVPPGELTCQLGGESSENVADSKEDPELDDEHKTESTIKSLKKNEQSYEDPELDDEHKTESTIESFKKNEQSYEVGCLDGNIALDSIGTNSAHIADMEEGSSGLVHQEEGEDHPNQFAIQLVSMEKAIESSSDKLNLDAELWQYENAAEAAKEICSAVKFLWSAMEPHLLQILACLSVAGFVAAMFRYFQRSREMVLPARLHMLSKSPAEVPVLVPNQIVQLPVYSSEQPTQLTVPRQGLSGSLEVPMGLPLPKPDPFVSLNVPVQEPWPKTDPFVSVKVPADHGKHDQKLQQQDANNMEASNGKFLNHRNVDSSKPPVVELLGEFTFANSARGRAIKSLNQYAGDAAVQELPEKDVDKMQMNSSIDQTPSVRRGRKEENSVKGDKTDATSAPLTPTPLTPTPLRRSNRLRNKVTSP, encoded by the exons ATGGATTTCCCCAAGCGAGAGCGAGCACTTCCCCAAG GTTCCCCGCGAAGGAGCCCCAAGGCGATGAGGCCCGGAGCGGCCACGGAGGCCGACGAGAACGCGAGCCCCAAGCGTCCCGTGGCGGCGTGGGCCGCGTCGCCGCAGAGGAAGAAGGTGCTGGGGGAGCggaacgacgacggcggcgccagcATGGAGGCCGtggcgtcgccgccaccgccgcagccgaAACCGGCTCCGAGCCCGCCGACGCTCACGggccgcggcgcgggggcgTACGACCCGAAGACGAACTACACCACGCCGCGGCCGGAGTTCCTGCGCTACgaccccgagcgccgccgcgagaTCCTCCTCCgggtggcgcgcgcggcggaggtggacgaCTGCTCCAGCTCCGCCTCGGGCACCGGGGCCTCGGAGGACGACGGTGGCTCCGTCTCctcggacgccgcggcggcgtcaccCGTCTCGTCTGCGCGAAGGAGcgactccgaggccgagcttgacgacagcgacgacgacgacgacgaggaggaggtggcccaACCGCGTCGAGGTCGGTGGGAGCGGCGGCTGTTTCTTCTGCTCGTCGCTGTGGCCTGCTCATTCTGCTACATGCACTGTATGAATCCCGCAGCCTTCTATGTTCCTTCAGGAGATAGGATGGATTTCATTGGGCCGATTGGGGGCATGTACGATGCTGGTGATCATGAAGTAGATTCACTGAGATTGTTAGGGCCAGTTTATATGATGGGTCCAGAGGACGTGCTTGAAGAGACTACAAATCAACTTATGCAAGGGGAGACTGAAGATGCGGTTCATCAGCATGACCAGAGAGCATCAAGAAATCTGGTGGCAGTTACGATGTTGGGACTAGCCGATATGTGCCTGAATGTCCCACCGGGAGAATTGACATGCCAACTTGGGGGTGAAAGTAGCGAGAATGTGGCTGATTCGAAGGAAGATCCTGAGCTGGATGATGAGCACAAGACAGAATCGACAATCAAGTCCTTAAAGAAGAATGAGCAAAGCTATGAAGATCCCGAGCTGGATGATGAGCACAAGACAGAATCGACAATCGAGTCCTTTAAGAAGAATGAGCAAAGCTATGAAGTTGGTTGCTTGGATGGAAACATCGCATTGGATTCCATTGGTACTAATTCAGCCCACATTGCTGACATGGAAGAGGGCAGTTCGGGATTAGTACATcaagaggaaggggaggatcATCCAAATCAATTTGCGATTCAGTTGGTCTCCATGGAGAAGGCAATTGAATCATCAAGTGACAAGCTGAATCTTGACGCTGAGCTATGGCAATATGAGAACGCAGCAGAAGCTGCAAAAGAAATATGCTCTGCTGTAAAATTTCTGTGGTCTGCAATGGAACCTCATTTGCTGCAGATATTGGCATGCTTGTCTGTTGCAGGTTTTGTGGCTGCCATGTTCAGGTACTTTCAAAGATCAAGAGAGATGGTTTTACCTGCACGACTACATATGCTTTCAAAGTCACCTGCAGAAGTGCCAGTGTTGGTCCCCAATCAAATTGTGCAGCTGCCAGTGTACTCTTCAGAGCAACCTACACAATTGACAGTTCCAAGACAAGGCCTGTCTGGCAGCTTGGAGGTTCCTATGGGGTTGCCATTACCCAAGCCAGACCCATTTGTCAGCCTTAATGTTCCTGTGCAAGAGCCATGGCCCAAGACAGACCCATTTGTCAGCGTCAAGGTTCCTGCGGATCATGGGAAGCATGATCAGAAACTTCAGCAGCAAGATGCTAACAACATGGAGGCTTCAAATGGTAAATTTCTGAATCACAGAAATGTTGACAGCTCCAAGCCACCAGTTGTCGAACTACTTGGAGAGTTCACATTTGCAAACAGCGCAAGAGGAAGGGCTATCAAGAGCTTGAATCAGTATGCTGGAGATGCTGCAGTTCAGGAATTGCCAGAAAAGGATGTGGACAAGATGCAGATGAATTCAAGCATCGATCAGACCCCGAGTGTtcgaagaggaagaaaagag GAGAACTCTGTAAAAGGAGATAAGACGGATGCGACATCAGCGCCACTGACGCCGACTCCGTTGACACCGACTCCGTTGAGACGCTCCAACCGCCTCCGCAACAAGGTGACTTCACCTTGA
- the LOC117858120 gene encoding putative calcium-binding protein CML19, producing MASIEVSKPSKRLSPKRSGSFKLSLPGLFCGQCKATSVSSPPDSPTGAGARSLSSSSASASASSSGTSRGRDRTAELREIFRHFDRDMDGRISGRELREFFASMGDGGLALGQGLALGGLEDGGGGDLMLGFDDFVRIVESKGGEEEEREDLRRAFEAFEAVKGSGRITPRGLQRVLSQLGDEPSVAECEAMIRAYDDDGDGELDFHDFHRMMSQD from the coding sequence ATGGCGAGCATCGAGGTGTCCAAGCCGTCGAAGCGTCTGTCCCCCAAGCGCAGCGGCAGCTTCAAGCTGAGCCTGCCCGGCCTGTTCTGCGGCCAGTGCAAGGCCACGTCGGTCTCGTCCCCGCCCGACTCCCCcacgggcgccggcgcgcggtcgctgtcgtcgtcgtccgcgtccgcgtcggcgtcgtcctCGGGCACGTCCCGCGGGCGCGACCGCACGGCGGAGCTCCGCGAGATCTTCCGCCACTTCGACCGCGACATGGACGGCCGCATCTCCGGGCGCGAGCTGCGCGAGTTCTTCGCGTCCATGGGCGACGGCGGCCTGGCGCTGGGGCAGGGGCTGGCGCTCGGCGGgctggaggacggcggcggcggggacctgATGCTGGGGTTCGACGACTTCGTGCGCATCGTGGAGAGCaagggcggggaggaggaggagcgcgaggaccTGCGCCGCGCCTTCGAGGCGTTCGAGGCCGTCAAGGGGTCCGGCCGGATCACGCCGCGCGGCCTGCAGCGTGTGCTCAGCCAGCTGGGCGACGAGCCGTCCGTGGCCGAGTGCGAGGCCATGATCCGCGcctacgacgacgacggcgacggcgagctcgacTTCCACGACTTCCACCGCATGATGAGCCAGGACTAG